aaaaccggGTTGAACTGCTTCTGCCTGCTTGTTTTTCGAAACGAAAACCAAGTATAAGGAAAAATAGTTTGCTTTGATCAAACTCAAATGTTCCTGCAATTACGTTACAGCGCACAAAATTGCTATATATGATGCAATTATATGACTAACTTCATAAAGCATTAACAAAACACAggaataatatttatacttgCAAATTTTGAAGCAATAACATGACTAATATGACTGTAAGCGTCATAGAGCACTAATACAAATTACagaaaaaacttgaaaatttgGATTTAACAGAAACcgttttaaacaaaagaattttttcgGCACAacttgaaatacaaaaaagccTAATAGTTCTTTCAAGaggatatttttaaataaatgcatttgctTAAACACACATTTATCAGAAATCTAATTCGATatgaaaagtaaatatttttctttcagcACAActtgaaatcaaaataaattaagtgatTTCTATTGGAAATTTGAgaagtaattatttttaagcacaCATTTATGAAAAATCACCTATTTTGAAATGTGTGCAAGGAAACtacaaatagtttttctaTCTCACATTCGATGGCTCTTTTTCCGAATCACTAAAGTATTTTAGACTATGGAGCTATATTCTTGCGATGCACAGCGAGACATTTCTACTCAAACTAGGGGTAGatgtttgttttgaaaaagGATATTAGAAAGGAAATCAGCTCGCGCGGTCCCTGGCGATGCTCCAGGGTGAGGTGACCTGCAAAGTCATCTGTGACTAGATTCGGCTCGCCGCCCGGCAGGCCGGCACAGACCGGGCAGACCACCTCCAGACTGGTCTCCGTGTGCTCGGCGGAGACGTGCTCCAGCAGGGTGGCGTCGCTGAAGCCCATCTTTTTGCAGTAGGGACAGGTGAAGCTCTGCGGCTGGTCCGAGGTTAGCATCTCGCCGCCAAAGTACAGCTCGATGTCGGAGCGGGTAAGGATGCACTGCATGGGATGCTCGACCAGGTGGCGCGTGGAGGTGACGCCATCCTCGTAGCAGTCGGCGCACAGGTCGTAGTCATAGCAGATCAAGCACTTGTAGCGCCGTCCGTTGAAGTTGCTTTTGAGACATGAATCGCAGCTGACACCTGCGATTTGGACATGGGTGGATTTGGTTATTCCTCTCAAATTGACTGGCCTGCTCCAGTGACTCACCTTCATGTCGACTCATTATTCTGCAGCGGGCACTAAGCTTCGCTTCCACTTCCAAGCGTTCAGGAGGAGCGTCTCCCGCTGAAGATTGGTCTGCTTTTCGACTTCGGGCTATTTGCAGGATTTATGAGGATTCCTTGCGGGCTTCGGATTCGGAGGATTTTGATTTGGATATTGAGGAGCTGGAAGAGAGCAGGAGTTTAGGATTTCGATTTAGCTTTGGGGAAACTGGAAGATCTGGAAGAACTGGCAGATCCATCACAGATTCCAGGGCAAACAATGAGAGGAGGACATGACACTCCACtctcttattttgtttttcctttgctTCTCTTCTATTGCCCACGATTACGGTTCTTTCTTTTCGCCGTTCCGTTTGCCTTGCGAAAGGCGGTGGAAAGAGGCACTCGAAAAAAAGGGGGGCTCCTCTACCTCCCCCTCACACCAATGAGGCAACGAATTATTCAATACAATCGAGCGCGAGCCATcgaaaaattacatttaacaCTGGGCCATCAGCGGGACGAAGCAGGGGGTGTTAATTGCGATTTTCCCCGCAGCCGCGATGCCGCTGCAcagtaaacatttatttttaactttttcggTTTCGCGAAAATTTTCAACTCGACGATGTCGTGGGCTTTTTGTGCCCCGCTGCCGCCTCACCACTCTTCCTCTTCGCCTGCTGCCCTGTGCTCCCGAAAAGCAAAACGCAGATATGCGCGAGTGTTGCCGTATTCAATGGGGCCAGCTCTCAGAGGCTGATTATTATTGCTTATTATAATTAcatgttttgtttataaacatttgCAGCCACACACACGGGGAAATAAGCAGACTTTTTTGTTAATCATGCCATGAGCACTCAGTTGGGTGAATTACGCTTTTTCTCGCGCAGGTCTGGCAACGCCGAGTGCCAGGCCAAAGTGACGGCCACGAAAATAGGCACGGTCTACTAGAAAAGAGAGCTTTGGAAAGAACTTTAGCTAGACAGGCTGATTGGGCAGCTGTGAAATAACAGTAGGTCTGTTTTAGTTTGTCactatttataagtttatgCGTCGTCTGGTTTTACTCTTGTTTTTCGGGACACATTATTCAGCTCGGCAAATACACAGGCACTTGCACTGGTGTGCGCCGTGTGCATGTCCAGACATTGTATTTGTTCTACGCAATTGCCAATTGCGATCTCTTTTGTTCGCCGCGATTTTTGCACAAGATGATGCCCCCGAcgtgttattgttgttgtggctgctgctgtaTTGCAGTTTTACAGTTTTGTTGTACAGAGCGTTTTCTTGCGGGTTTTAGTTGGTTATTTGGTTTTAGCTTTGGGAAAAAACACAATAACGTACTTTGCTTTGGTGCGCATTGGCTATTTTATGGTTACTTTAAGACACTAGCACtcgaaaattaataattgaaacgaaaataagttatattATATCGAGTGAAAAGCTTTTCCTGACCTGGGGTGCGACCGTGCGCGGCTAGGCCGAAAAATACCGAATGTCGATAAATACCGCACTTGGTATATAAACTTAGTATCCACATCCACCCCTGAAAAATGCCTTGCTGCTCtacatttgtttattattttgtttatgtattATAGCTTAGTCCTCCAATTTTTCCGGTGGTGGTCCACATGGCTGCAGCATCCGCTCCATCAGGTTGAAACGTACCCTTGCCTTCGACTCGTTTTCCGCAATGGCAAAGTAGTTAAGGATATCGTAGTGACCCATGTAGCTGGCCAAAGAGTCGCGATGTTGGTTGGTCAGCCACTCGAACTTGGTGGTATCGGCGTGCCCTGTGCCGATGTATTTGCTCTGCAGATGCTCAAGCTGACTGTGGATATTGTAGCGTTCGCCCATTTTCTCTTGGTAGTTTCAAAAATGTGCAACAAAATGAGTAGCGTTGAGTTTCTGTTGTGATTTTGGCTCTAAAAGTGACCAGTTGTTAGTAAGgtcaaaatatatttggtaTTTTATTTACGAGGCGGCCAGAACTGGTATTTCAATCAACCctccaaaaatatttgtttacacTTTCAGTTTGGCCACTAACAattcgtttttaattatttacttaaagTTAAGACCAATGTGCGGGCGCACTTGCCTGTAGGTAAATAAATCACACCAGTTACTCCAAATTAAAAGCCGTTTTAGAACCCTAGACCCCGAGCAGGTAATTTGCGCCTGTAAATATCCACGGAAAACGATCAAAACGGATCCTGATTCCGAAGACAAGGATACAATCAAGGATGAGGAAGGACCGTCAATGGAGACGCCCGAGTGGCGGGCAGAATTCAATCTGGGAAGGAACTACCAGGCCTCCTACAACATTGCCCCCACCGACATAACGCCGGTCATCGTGTCCGCAGGACATTTCTCGGTTGTCGAGGATCAGAAATGCGACCGCGTGATCATGCCCATGATGTGGGGCATGATCCCCTTTTGGCATAAGGGTGACTACCGGCGACATGGCCTAACCACCAACAACTGTCGGCTGGAACACCTGATGGACTCGAAGTTGTATCGTGGACCCTTCAAGCGCGGTCAGCGGTGTGTGGTCATCTGCGAGGGATTCTACGAGTGGCAGACGGCCGGTCCAGCCAAGAAGCCCTCCGAGCGGGATGCCTACCTGGTATTCGTACCCCAGGAGGGAGACGCCAAGATCTACGAGCAGCCAAAGGATGTGAAGCTGCTGAGGATGGCGGGACTATTCGATGTGTGGGCGGACGAGAGCGGCGACAAGATGTACAGCTACAGTATTATCACCTTTCAATCCAGTAAAATCATGGCTTGGATGCACTATCGCATGCCCGCCATCCTCGAAACCGAGCAGCAAATGAATGTAAGTCGAGAAACTGGGGCGTGTttctaaatttgaatttttcagattttgaaaACACTTGGAAGgtaaaaaaagtataaacaaatttgaaaaaaggGTCTTAACGACATTAACTTATTGCTAATGGACAGaaagaattcaaaatttaagttttcgATCGAAGCTGTAGTTTTGGAGTTTTGATAGACaccgattttaaaaacattagaACATATCCAAAATAACCGTCGTTAGTTGCTATGATCAACTTGAAATTTAGACACAACATCCTTGAGCTATTatgcattaatttaaaaaaacctaCACCTATAAACGaatgttttcttttgtatCCTAGGACTGGCTGGACTTTAAGCGAGTGAGTGACGCGGAAGCCTTAGCCACCTTGCGCCCGGCTACTAAGCTCCAGTGGCACCGTGTGTCCAAGCTGGTGAATAATTCGCGGAACAAGAGCGAGGAGTGCAACAAGCCCATCGAACTGGTCGCCAAACCAGCAAAGCCGGCGATGAACAAAACGATGATGGCCTGGCTAAATGTTCGTAAGAAACGCGAGGATCAAACCAAGGCAGAGCACAGTGATCCCAGCGATGATGAGGAGCAGGAGAAGGAGGCAGGATGCAAGCGCAGGAACTCCCCCGGTGGCTCCTCCTTCGACAGTCCAGCCAAGAAGTACAAATTTGAAGACTTCAAAAGTCAAAAAGCAGTCGAAGTGAAATTCGTCGAAAAATAGACCCGCAAATCATTAATCACATTCTTACAACTTGTAGTAcattaagtttattttcattaaaaactgAAGAATTTTTGTTCAATACCCACATTTCAAAGCATTATCATCGTTGTGTTTGCTTAATTACACAAATTGGGGCTTAGCGGCTAattaattgcttaaaatttgttttttgaagtgtgcttaattaactaatttaatGTTTGAACTTTTCGTAATCAAATGGTcttattttgtgtgtgtgcgattCAATTTTGAGCGCCACTGTATTGAGCTTGAAAGTTTTCCTTGTCGCTGCATGAATTTGCAATTAAAGCAACAAGAAAAGCTGCACATGAAGCAAATTTCTGTGTATATATAGTATGTATATTGTTTACTCATATACTTTTGTAAGCATGGTCGGAAAATGGGCAAAAATTAATGGGAAATGGTGTCAATGCTATTGGATGGTGCGCTTTATGTTgcttacatatataaatttcttttatattagACTACgaattgtatatttatatatgtatacgtTGCATGAACTTTGTAATGCTTGATGAGAAATACAACTTAATCCTATAGAATCGATGAGAAAGCTTAGAATTCATAGGCTATATAGCAGTGTATatatttccttttgtttaCTGACGAAAGACATTAAttgtaaatacttttgaacGGCCAATGAGCGGGTTaggcaaatggaaatggaggtGAAGAAGACGTTACGTAgcacacaaaaataaagatatcAGAGTCGTGTACGTGACTGCCGGCCATGTACTTAAAATGCTATTTACGAGATTACAATTTGCATGCGTTTGGCTGAATTATTTCAACAATGTTAAGATGGATTGCACTTAAGAAGTGGTTAATAGAGAGACACAGAATAAATGGGAATCGGGAGAATCGAGGATCGGTATCGGGATGGAAGTTACTCAAAAGGCGTGCTGAACATGTTGATGTTTAGGTCCTCAAACGTGGTCGGCGCACTGTGGTCCAGCATCTGCAGCATGTCCGAGAACTCCTGACCCTGCGGCTGTCCTGCTCCGGCCGGTCCGCCCGGATGGGCGTGTGGATGGTGCGGATGGGCCGATGGGTGCGGCGGATGTGGGTGTCCTCCGCCCTGCTGCCAGTCCCACATTCCCGGCGCAttgggtggcggtggcggaggAGCCGCCTGATATGCTCCCGGCTGCGGTTGCTGCTGGCGATTTCCGTTGCCGGCACTCAGTTGGGTGTAGGTTGGACCACTCGGCGACCTGGCCGGACTCGTCTGCTGGTACTGATAACCCTCGGTCacgggctgctgctgctgttgttgctgctgctgctgtgggcGCAGGGCTGCCCAGGAGTTGGGTGCCACCGGTGTGGGCGAGGCACCCGACTTGGGAATCTTGGCCAGCGGCGAGGGTCCTCCAGCGCTGTACGGCGAATGTGTTGTGTCATAAGTGTAGCCCACTGGTGTGGTTTGCGCCGATCCCggccgctgttgctgttgttgctgctgttgttggggCGTAGGAGCCTGCATGGCGAGCATGTGCGTCTGGTACATGCCATCGTTGGTCGCACTGCCCACTGGGGTCAGCTCCCGGCGGACATAGTCCACACCCGGGGCAGCCTGCACATACACatgttgctcctgctgctgctgttgctgcactTGCTCGGGCGTATGGGCAGCTGCTGCATCCAAGGGAGCACCATGCATGGTCTTGCCAGAGCTATTGGTGCACACAATGTACTCCACTTCGTCGGTGTAGGGATTCAGGAAGGCATAGGCCTGCGTTCGCAGCCACACATACTCCGAATTCTTAGCCCTGGCTCTGTACAAAAGCGAGAACATTTGCCCTTTCTGCTTGAGCACCTGATCAAAGCTTTCCTTCATGTGGCTTTGGTCCTCGGGGTGAAAGAAGTCGTAGCAGATCTTGCCTAGCAGCTCAGTGGGCGTGTAGCCCAATATGTTCAGGACCCGCTGATCCACAAATGTGAACTTGCCATCCATGGCGTGGCGTGTGATGAACTCACTCTGATTATTCGAGCCACTCATGTCGTTCGCGGCCGTGGAGGTAACCTGCAGTCGACCAATGGCCACCAGGCAGCAGTGTGAGCTCATGTCGTCCACATCGCGCTCCATGTGCATGTTGGGGAACATGTCGGTGGGCGGCCAATTCTTTATGTAGCCGGTACAGTGTACCACAGCGTAGTTGGTGCCATCCCTAGAGGGTCCCAGTGAGTTCCGCTGCTTGAGGCGGTTCAAATGGCCGGAGACCATCGACTCTGGGTTCACATTGCCCACGCGCATGCGACAAATGAAACCACGTCGAGCTCCCATGCTCAAGCGCATGCTGGACTGGTGACCCTCCTTTTTGACAGTGCCCGACTTGAGGTCCAGGATGCGGCCAGCATTCTGCGACTCCTGCGTGGACAGCTGCTCGCGGATCTTCTCGCGGTCATCGGGATGAATGTGCTCGTACAGACTGGTGCCGTACCAATCGCTCTGGGTGTAGTTCAGCACGGGAGTCACTGAGTCCGAGACATAAATGACCCTACCCGAATCGCAGGATACAACGAATAGGAACCCATCGGCTGCCTCCAGAATGAGATGCTTCAGCTCCTGGTCCGTAAGGAAGGAGGGTTTATAGGTGCCATCGCTGCTGGTGTTCCCAGTGCCACGCAGAGCCTTCATGTGAGCCACCGCCATGCGGAGGATGGTCAGTTTGTCCGGTTTTCTAGCCAGGGCACTGCAGGTGGGCACCATGTCCGAGAGTTCCGTGATGTAGGCCGTCATCTTGTTGCGGCGACGACGCTCGATCTCGCAGTGATTCTCGCGGCTGGCAAACCGCTCCTTGTCCTGTATGTTCGCCTCGTCCATGCTTGGAATGCGTAATTAGAAAACGAAAACGTTCGTCGTAATTTGGGTCGCCTGTGCTCTGTAGAAAAAGGTTCGTGGAATTGAAAGACGGGTGCGGGGTGGGGGTAAGTATTTTGTCTACGTCGTGCTGTCCAAAAAACTGAACTTCAATCGCTTTTTCGGGTTATACTTACAATTGGTAGGGGCGCACAGATTCTTGGCTCATCCAGACACTTTTATTGGCCTGGTTTTATGCGCTTTTTACCATAAATTCACCACTTTTCCTCACGATAAAATCTCTGTTTACTGCATGCAGTGTGACCGTTGcaagatttattaaatataccGCAAAGATGGGCAGCCAGTAGAGAATTTCGATAACAATTAAGCCTGGTGGCAATATTGGTTGATTGTGAAAAGCAAAGTGGCATCCTTAAACCAGTTTGACCGTTACATTTTCAATACATATTcgtattttcaattaaatttttaagcttaCAATGTTCGGATTGTAATACGATCGTGACTCTtacgttttattaaattgagAAACAAACTCGGCAAATGGGTGTTATTTACAAttgcacatttttattatctgctaTTGTATGAAAACATAACTTTCGTAGTTtcttgttttgaaaatttttatgaatttattagTTAGCTGTTATGCAAAAATAGTTAGTACATTAATAGTACATTTCTAATgtggtaatatttttttaaactaataagGTAAAGGACTTTGCATTGTTTTTTAGTAAACCctctaaaaaaagaaaataaaaccaaaggCATTCTGATATTTTTGTCAGTATTTAATGGTATTACAGCATTGCGTTTTCTTACATATatcaaatataatttcataaatacatttatatgtTTAGTCATAACTAGGCGCAGTATCGTAACATTACGAactatttttcattaaaaaattaaaagttaattattaatagTGGCAATAACATGTCTTTATTTACTCCTATCCGGATTCATTCTTATAACAAAAATAGTAAGCTTGCGCTCCATTTCGCATATTTCTTTGTGTTCTTTGCTTgttacattttcatttcagTTTTAATACAATCTTAGGTAAAGTTATCCGCTGTTCTTGTCCTTCAAGTTTGATCTGCTTGgtatttgtaattaattattgGCAATTTTCTAACTGCATGGTTGATTTAGATGGGCAttccattttccatatttCATTCAAGCTGTTGGTACAACATACAAGTCTTTTGTTCTatgttaaagttaaatatatattttaatctgtTTTAAAATACGTGCACTACTTAAGTGTACTTTAAAATGcagtttcattaaaattgcttaGCGTGCTTAATACGTCTTTTGTGTGGTGCTTTGTTGGATGAAGTCCCGGTCTAGATTAAACTTCAGCATAATTCGTTGACTAGAAATTAACTTAAGTACTTAGGGCTAGACTAACATTAGATTTTAACGCTCTTGcagttttctgttttggttttcgtgcataagtattttttctgatttctgaTCAATCTTTGTTCAACATTTTGTGCTGCAGATATATTTGAGTTGTGTCGTCGAGTTTGCATTTCCAAGGCATCTTGGAAAATGTCAAGCGTTTCCTTTCTGGAAAGTAGTcaataattgcttcttttaaTTGCATGCTTGCTCCTTTTTCTTCTGCAAgcttaaacataaattttcaaatccattaacaatttaaatttgtcttTCAAAACATTTAGCACCAAAATGATTATtcgccaaataaaaaatcgtAATTTCGTGTTTGATCATTTTGCACATTGTTTGGATATAGACATAGAGAAAAAACTAAGTAAATTTTGCAACAACtttcaatcaatttaaattcaaaatacatttaacTCCTATACAATACTTTGGTTTTATAGTATACATCCCGCATGAATACGCGGTTCGcaggtttgcaaaaaattgaaaaacaaagaaatctCGATTGGAGTGAACAATACATAGTGTTTTGCGCACTTGGACGCACTTACTTATAACatcacaaaaaattaaacatacaCTTTAGATGGTAGGGCATAATTTAGGTGACACTTTTGTATCCTAAACTAACTCATTTTAGTCCGCAAAAATGATGCCTAGCCTATCTCtccaatattattatattctttGCGCTTGATTGATTGCTTTCAAAATGCAATAACtcgtgtgtggtgtgtgtagCTTTAGTAGGTTTGATTGCGAGTAAAGGTTGCTTGTGGTGGCTAGGAAACGACTTTTACGTGGTGTACGTGCGGATGACATCCCGGATGACCGCGCGGCACAGCGGGCACTGGCCACCGCCCGCTCCGCGCCACTGCTCGATGGCGCAGTCGTAGCACATGCACATGTGGCCGCACATGTACAGCACCGAATCGATGGGGTTCTCGTAGCAGATGGTGCACTCGGCACTCGAATCGGTGCTCTGCTGGTCGCTCAAACTATCCTTCCACTTGTTGGCCGCGTTATTTGTGCTTTTGGCAACGGGCTGTAAGGGGAAAACCATTAGTACATTGTTGGTATTCAAATGTTTAAGCTTTGTGACTACTTACCTCAATGTACtggctgctggtggtgctgatTAGGGTGCCGCTGGAGCAGGCTCCGGCCAGAATGCCACTGGAGGTCACCGTGGCCGAGGGCCTGGCCGCCAGTTGTCCATTGATATCGTGCGAGCTGCTCGCCGGCGGCAGGTTCACCACCAGTACGGTGCCGCCGCCATTCGGCTGAATCTGTAGGATGTCTCCGTTGGAGGGCATGCTGATCATACGGCTGCCTCCTCCCGCGGAGGCCAATGTGCTCTGGGAGGGATGATGCTGCAGCAGCTTGGCAGTGGCTCCGGCATTCAGACTGCTCATCGACTCGGTCATGGGCAGCATCCGGGAAGTGGAGGCAGCATTGCAGGCGGATGAGCTGGTGGCATTCACTTGCGGCTGCGATGGGTAGGCCACCATGTTGGGCAGCTGCTGGCGGAACATCCTCAGCGACTGCGTGGAGCCGTAGACGTCGAGGAAGGCCCACAGCTGGAGGGACTGGTCCACATGCATCACCACCACAGCGGGCCCGTTGTTCTTGCTGATGCTCACCTCGCCGTTGGGCGCCACAAAGAAGGCAATCTCATCGCCACGCTGAGGGGCAGCTGCTATGTCCTTGCTGACCACCCAGTACTCGGGGCGATCCAGCAGAAAGTCCGAGTCATTGGGCAGGTCGGAGGGCTGCAGCATGGCCGGATTGCAGGAGGTGAGACCCAAGGCCAGGGCGCCCACGTACATCTGCTCCGTTTTCAGGACCTGCACAATCAGCTTCTCGCCAATGCGAATGGGACGGGCGGTGAAGACATATCCCTGACAGAAATCGGACTCCGTGCGAGAGGCCACAAAGCGATCCTGCGAGAGTCGCACATTCCGGCCCTTGGTGTTGTGGAAGGGTACGGGTATGAGTCGTCCGTTGGCATTGTACCGCAGCGGTGGCAGTCCGTTCGCCAGGTCGTGGGCTATGGCCGCCTGATCCACACTGACCACGCTTCCGCCTCCATTGCCAGCCAAATGCAGCGACTGTAGCGATGGCATCACATGCCGCTCCAGATCGTGCTCGATGTGTGCCCCAGTGTGTCCAGGCAGGGATCTCCTCGACTGCTGATGCGGGTGATGGGGATTCAAGGATGCTGTTTCCacgtgctgttgctgctgggcgaCCACAGCTCCGGTTGGcatcgccgccgccgccgttgGCTGCTGCTGGTACATGTAAATGCGCGAGTCCAGGAACTCAATGCCCGTGCAATTGCCATAGATATCGATCACAGTCCACAGCAGGCTTCTCGTATCAATGCCCGATAGTATCACACCCTTCTCCTCGTTGTTTATCCCATAGATCACATCGCCAGCTCCGTTCACAAAGTAGTACAGGATGTTGTCCTTCTCGCAATACTGCTCGTGCAGGGCCTTGGCCCAGAAACCGGGCCTGTTCGTCAGATCCGGACAGGCGTACTTGGGCAGCGTTCCCTCCAGCGTGACAGGATCGTTGCTGGTGAACCCAAACCGAATGCCGCCATTCCAGTTGTTCGAGATTTCCGCAAACTTCACGCAGATCCTCTCGTTGATGCGCACCGGACGGGCGGAGAAGGTGATGGCCCGGCAGAAGCTCTCGAAGCGGCGTGCCAAAGTTCCGTCCCGCGAAATCCGGATGTTGTCGCCATGCACGGTGTGGAATTGCAGCGGAGGTAGGTTATTGGGACCAGGACACGAGGAGGGCGAGCGGCGAACTGAAATagtaaacaagaaatattaagttagttaGGATTTAGATAAACTGGGTATTCtaatcatt
This genomic window from Drosophila gunungcola strain Sukarami chromosome 3R, Dgunungcola_SK_2, whole genome shotgun sequence contains:
- the LOC128258086 gene encoding protein neuralized isoform X2; translation: MGQSASKIVRRSPSSCPGPNNLPPLQFHTVHGDNIRISRDGTLARRFESFCRAITFSARPVRINERICVKFAEISNNWNGGIRFGFTSNDPVTLEGTLPKYACPDLTNRPGFWAKALHEQYCEKDNILYYFVNGAGDVIYGINNEEKGVILSGIDTRSLLWTVIDIYGNCTGIEFLDSRIYMYQQQPTAAAAMPTGAVVAQQQQHVETASLNPHHPHQQSRRSLPGHTGAHIEHDLERHVMPSLQSLHLAGNGGGSVVSVDQAAIAHDLANGLPPLRYNANGRLIPVPFHNTKGRNVRLSQDRFVASRTESDFCQGYVFTARPIRIGEKLIVQVLKTEQMYVGALALGLTSCNPAMLQPSDLPNDSDFLLDRPEYWVVSKDIAAAPQRGDEIAFFVAPNGEVSISKNNGPAVVVMHVDQSLQLWAFLDVYGSTQSLRMFRQQLPNMVAYPSQPQVNATSSSACNAASTSRMLPMTESMSSLNAGATAKLLQHHPSQSTLASAGGGSRMISMPSNGDILQIQPNGGGTVLVVNLPPASSSHDINGQLAARPSATVTSSGILAGACSSGTLISTTSSQYIEPVAKSTNNAANKWKDSLSDQQSTDSSAECTICYENPIDSVLYMCGHMCMCYDCAIEQWRGAGGGQCPLCRAVIRDVIRTYTT
- the LOC128258086 gene encoding protein neuralized isoform X1, encoding MGLSDIPVNYMQGSHPRLNLHSQQQQHHQNQQHLQHLQQMQQLHNAMPTPAQQAAQVLALESNELLMSTKDKLSSKKKMHLLKKIKKRFGLVRRSPSSCPGPNNLPPLQFHTVHGDNIRISRDGTLARRFESFCRAITFSARPVRINERICVKFAEISNNWNGGIRFGFTSNDPVTLEGTLPKYACPDLTNRPGFWAKALHEQYCEKDNILYYFVNGAGDVIYGINNEEKGVILSGIDTRSLLWTVIDIYGNCTGIEFLDSRIYMYQQQPTAAAAMPTGAVVAQQQQHVETASLNPHHPHQQSRRSLPGHTGAHIEHDLERHVMPSLQSLHLAGNGGGSVVSVDQAAIAHDLANGLPPLRYNANGRLIPVPFHNTKGRNVRLSQDRFVASRTESDFCQGYVFTARPIRIGEKLIVQVLKTEQMYVGALALGLTSCNPAMLQPSDLPNDSDFLLDRPEYWVVSKDIAAAPQRGDEIAFFVAPNGEVSISKNNGPAVVVMHVDQSLQLWAFLDVYGSTQSLRMFRQQLPNMVAYPSQPQVNATSSSACNAASTSRMLPMTESMSSLNAGATAKLLQHHPSQSTLASAGGGSRMISMPSNGDILQIQPNGGGTVLVVNLPPASSSHDINGQLAARPSATVTSSGILAGACSSGTLISTTSSQYIEPVAKSTNNAANKWKDSLSDQQSTDSSAECTICYENPIDSVLYMCGHMCMCYDCAIEQWRGAGGGQCPLCRAVIRDVIRTYTT
- the LOC128252381 gene encoding aryl hydrocarbon receptor nuclear translocator homolog, which produces MDEANIQDKERFASRENHCEIERRRRNKMTAYITELSDMVPTCSALARKPDKLTILRMAVAHMKALRGTGNTSSDGTYKPSFLTDQELKHLILEAADGFLFVVSCDSGRVIYVSDSVTPVLNYTQSDWYGTSLYEHIHPDDREKIREQLSTQESQNAGRILDLKSGTVKKEGHQSSMRLSMGARRGFICRMRVGNVNPESMVSGHLNRLKQRNSLGPSRDGTNYAVVHCTGYIKNWPPTDMFPNMHMERDVDDMSSHCCLVAIGRLQVTSTAANDMSGSNNQSEFITRHAMDGKFTFVDQRVLNILGYTPTELLGKICYDFFHPEDQSHMKESFDQVLKQKGQMFSLLYRARAKNSEYVWLRTQAYAFLNPYTDEVEYIVCTNSSGKTMHGAPLDAAAAHTPEQVQQQQQQEQHVYVQAAPGVDYVRRELTPVGSATNDGMYQTHMLAMQAPTPQQQQQQQQQRPGSAQTTPVGYTYDTTHSPYSAGGPSPLAKIPKSGASPTPVAPNSWAALRPQQQQQQQQQQPVTEGYQYQQTSPARSPSGPTYTQLSAGNGNRQQQPQPGAYQAAPPPPPPNAPGMWDWQQGGGHPHPPHPSAHPHHPHAHPGGPAGAGQPQGQEFSDMLQMLDHSAPTTFEDLNINMFSTPFE
- the LOC128252385 gene encoding abasic site processing protein HMCES isoform X1 codes for the protein MCGRTCLTLDPEQVICACKYPRKTIKTDPDSEDKDTIKDEEGPSMETPEWRAEFNLGRNYQASYNIAPTDITPVIVSAGHFSVVEDQKCDRVIMPMMWGMIPFWHKGDYRRHGLTTNNCRLEHLMDSKLYRGPFKRGQRCVVICEGFYEWQTAGPAKKPSERDAYLVFVPQEGDAKIYEQPKDVKLLRMAGLFDVWADESGDKMYSYSIITFQSSKIMAWMHYRMPAILETEQQMNDWLDFKRVSDAEALATLRPATKLQWHRVSKLVNNSRNKSEECNKPIELVAKPAKPAMNKTMMAWLNVRKKREDQTKAEHSDPSDDEEQEKEAGCKRRNSPGGSSFDSPAKKYKFEDFKSQKAVEVKFVEK
- the LOC128252385 gene encoding abasic site processing protein HMCES isoform X2, which produces METPEWRAEFNLGRNYQASYNIAPTDITPVIVSAGHFSVVEDQKCDRVIMPMMWGMIPFWHKGDYRRHGLTTNNCRLEHLMDSKLYRGPFKRGQRCVVICEGFYEWQTAGPAKKPSERDAYLVFVPQEGDAKIYEQPKDVKLLRMAGLFDVWADESGDKMYSYSIITFQSSKIMAWMHYRMPAILETEQQMNDWLDFKRVSDAEALATLRPATKLQWHRVSKLVNNSRNKSEECNKPIELVAKPAKPAMNKTMMAWLNVRKKREDQTKAEHSDPSDDEEQEKEAGCKRRNSPGGSSFDSPAKKYKFEDFKSQKAVEVKFVEK
- the LOC128252386 gene encoding splicing factor 3B subunit 5 produces the protein MGERYNIHSQLEHLQSKYIGTGHADTTKFEWLTNQHRDSLASYMGHYDILNYFAIAENESKARVRFNLMERMLQPCGPPPEKLED